One Massilia sp. 9096 genomic window carries:
- a CDS encoding GDP-mannose 4,6-dehydratase, producing MSGLVSDAGARAHDAREGEGKRALITGLHGFTGHYVARELAAAGYRVFGTVLSGDATGPDIFNVDLLDRAALASVVEQVRPDVVVHLAAIAFVAHDDVDQMYRANVVGTRNLLDALAAGGHTPSCVLLASSANIYGNADVGVIDEHVAPMPANDYAVSKLAMETMARLWMDKLPIVIARPFNYTGVGQGENFLLPKIVSHFRKGARRIELGNLAIARDFSDVRMVAGVYRRLLAAAPVGEAFNVCSGRSYSLESTIDMMSDIAGYRIDVHVNPAFVRANDVLTLVGSNAKLAGAIGAFEPIPLVETLRWMYQA from the coding sequence ATGAGCGGCCTGGTTTCGGACGCCGGCGCGCGTGCGCATGACGCGCGCGAAGGCGAAGGCAAGCGCGCGCTGATCACGGGCCTGCACGGCTTCACGGGTCACTATGTGGCGCGTGAACTGGCCGCCGCCGGCTACCGGGTGTTCGGCACGGTGCTCAGCGGCGACGCCACCGGCCCGGACATCTTCAACGTCGACCTGCTCGACCGCGCTGCGCTGGCAAGCGTGGTCGAGCAGGTGCGCCCCGACGTCGTGGTGCACCTGGCGGCGATTGCCTTCGTGGCGCACGACGACGTCGACCAGATGTACCGCGCCAACGTGGTCGGCACCCGCAACCTGCTGGACGCACTCGCCGCTGGCGGCCACACGCCCTCGTGCGTGCTGCTGGCGTCGTCGGCCAACATCTACGGCAACGCCGACGTCGGAGTCATCGACGAGCACGTGGCGCCGATGCCGGCCAACGACTACGCGGTCAGCAAGCTGGCCATGGAGACCATGGCGCGCCTGTGGATGGACAAGCTGCCGATCGTGATCGCGCGGCCCTTCAACTACACCGGCGTCGGCCAGGGCGAGAACTTCCTGCTGCCCAAGATCGTGTCGCATTTCCGCAAGGGGGCGCGCCGCATCGAACTGGGCAACCTGGCGATCGCGCGCGACTTCTCGGACGTGCGCATGGTCGCCGGCGTCTACCGCCGGCTGCTGGCCGCCGCGCCCGTGGGCGAAGCCTTCAACGTCTGCTCCGGACGCTCGTACTCGCTCGAGAGCACGATCGACATGATGAGCGACATCGCCGGCTACCGCATCGACGTGCACGTCAACCCGGCCTTCGTGCGCGCCAACGACGTGTTGACCCTGGTCGGCAGCAATGCCAAGCTGGCCGGCGCCATCGGCGCGTTCGAGCCGATCCCGCTGGTCGAAACGCTGCGTTGGATGTACCAGGCTTGA